The following are from one region of the Dermacentor albipictus isolate Rhodes 1998 colony chromosome 5, USDA_Dalb.pri_finalv2, whole genome shotgun sequence genome:
- the LOC135921192 gene encoding putative nuclease HARBI1, with translation MSEEEFRRHFRLSKDIVRRLCDELEGHLGPRRFRGVDTTMKVLCALRFFATGSFQQCVGNEEAITLSQPSVSRIITAVAKAITVVGKEKGWVRFPSTAQQKAAVKEGFLSRGKIPGVLGCVDGSLVAIVRPKKLGPGETESYWSRKGYYALNCMVVCDANLKILAIDPRFPGSCHDSFVWRHSAFRRHLTRGLLLHGEVLLGDSGYPLEPWLMTPVPGHPNRLTAEGRYNEAHASMRNVVERCIGVLKSRFRCLQRYRVLHYSPQKAATIVAACASLHNLCLAAGVPLPDDPDDDDAHDDSAQGPAQAQVPLQVQVPPQAHPVQPSRALFQGGRAVRESIVGVFRLPRNLRIAYLQSVRRRIRWQMRRRHVLV, from the exons atgtccgaagaagagtttcggagacattttaggctctccaaagacatagtgcgacgtctgtGTGATGAGCTCGAAGGACATCTTGGACCTCGAAGATTTCGTGGTGTTGACACTAcaatgaaagtgctgtgcgcgctgcggttttttgccaccggcaGCTTTCAGCAGTGCGTCGGAAATGAGGAAGCGATTACACTGTCGCAGCCTTCCGTCAGCCGAATCATCACAGCCGTCGCCAAAGCCATTACGGTTGTCGGCAAGGAGAAAGGATGGGTGAGATttccatccacggcgcaacagaaagccgccgtcaaggaaggctttcttagccgtgggAAAATCCCAGGAGTactaggatgtgtggacgggagtctggTAGCTATCGTTCGCCCCaagaagctcggccccggcgaaacAGAATCctactggagccgtaaagggtattacgccctgaactgcatggtc gtgtgcgacgcgaaCCTCAAAATCCTGGCaattgacccacggtttccgggatcgtgccacgaCTCTTTCGTCTGGAGGCATTCAGCGTTTCGCCGCCAcctcactcgtggcctgttactgcatggagaagtcttgcttg gggactctgggtacccGCTAGAGCCATGGCtcatgactcctgtgcctggtcacccaaatcgcctcacggcagaggggcgctataatgaggcacacgcatcaatgcgaaatgtcgttgagcggtgcataggagtcctcaagagccgcttccgatgcctgcagaggTATCGGGTACTTCActactcgcctcagaaagcagccactattgttgcagcttgtgcatcgctgcataacctctgccttgcagcaggcgtgcctctgccagacgacccagatgaCGACGATGCACATGATGACAGCGCACAGgggccagcccaggcacaagtgccaCTTCAAGTACAGGTACCACCacaggcgcaccctgtacagccttctcgagctttgtttcaaggaggccgtgcggtgcgcgaatccatagttggtgtgtttcggctgcccagaaatttgcgcattgcctaccttcaaagtgtgcgccggcgcattcgctggcaaatgaggcggagacatgtgctggtgtaa